CATAACCTTAACACAACGTTAGCACAGCATTAGCACAGCGTTAGCATCTCTCAGTCACAACAACCAACTGGAACCTTATCCGCAGAAATGCCCTTTGTTCAAATCCACAAaactttattgtaaattaaaaaacacagagcaggactagtgtgtgtgtgtgtgtgcgtgtgtatgtgtgtgtgtgtgtgtgtgtgtgtgtgtttaatgtcgTGATGAGGAACTGACGCTGTGAGCTGACTCGTCTTCTTGTCGATGAACCGCAGCGCCTCGTCGTGCTTCATCTCCACGAAGAAGCCGTAACCAACGGCAACGAAGATCCGGGACAAGTCCTCGCTGAcgggaaagaagagaagagagtgagacatctcttcttctatcctatctttgttgggagctgcacatgctcagtagctcggtaagat
The Etheostoma cragini isolate CJK2018 unplaced genomic scaffold, CSU_Ecrag_1.0 ScbMSFa_4321, whole genome shotgun sequence DNA segment above includes these coding regions:
- the uxt gene encoding protein UXT, with product MSHSLLFFPVSEDLSRIFVAVGYGFFVEMKHDEALRFIDKKTSQLTAFTETLTKDSAKIKANIRMVLEGLRELQGLTDLPESRRRDVF